The Thermosinus carboxydivorans Nor1 DNA segment GGTTCGACAGGTGAGTTTCCGGCCATGACGGAAACGATGCGGCAGGAAGCTATTGAAGTCACTCTTGACGAAGTGCGGGGACAGGTTCCTGTTTTGATTGGCTGCGGCGATACGAGCACGCAGAAGACTATCACCCAAGTTCGCGCCGCAGCACGGACAAAGGCGGATGCGGTATTGGTCGCGCTTCCTTACTATTATCCGTTGGATCAGGCAGGAGTGTACCGGCATTACAGCCTGGTGGCTGATGCTTCTGAATTGCCAGTAGTGGTTTATAATTTCCCGCAAATGACGAAAATCTCCATTGCTCCTGATACATTAGCCAAACTTGCCAGCCACCCCAATATTATTGGCGTCAAAGACAGCGCAGGCGACTTTGTTAATATGCAGCGTTATATCGAGGTCACAGCCGGTAGCGATTTTGCCGTTATGTCCGGTAATCCGGCGCTTGGTTTAGCCGCTTATATGCACGGTGCTAA contains these protein-coding regions:
- a CDS encoding dihydrodipicolinate synthase family protein — its product is MELKGVYPAMVTALNPDETVDKEGMRRVVRYCLDAGVHGVVVLGSTGEFPAMTETMRQEAIEVTLDEVRGQVPVLIGCGDTSTQKTITQVRAAARTKADAVLVALPYYYPLDQAGVYRHYSLVADASELPVVVYNFPQMTKISIAPDTLAKLASHPNIIGVKDSAGDFVNMQRYIEVTAGSDFAVMSGNPALGLAAYMHGAKGGIYAGCSLVPKLCADVYKAFASGDLAEALRLQKIASLIPLMGGFGANAAVIKFGLSRLGICGPTVSAPLGLAGGPEIHDKILAWMRRLGLEV